Proteins co-encoded in one Prunus persica cultivar Lovell chromosome G6, Prunus_persica_NCBIv2, whole genome shotgun sequence genomic window:
- the LOC18775344 gene encoding uncharacterized protein LOC18775344 → MKESNPATEPIGQNLIKLISNLCFSVFVFSVLIITVIAITYQPPDPWLESAPALTKLFTESENATFKNDNSILKTGEDLLAPAVPPASEDRITEAVIEKSEANITNSTPSQLNCEDLERVNCSDPRALIAVERFNLRLFKSIVFLEYQTPVNGSKPDECDVLWRFRNKKEKSWRKYRDFRRFKLGFGVKCTYKVVHAGGWHSGINARRPRRISNSTRGAKIAPSVRDEQINDTIPSLGSDTNFRKGKYLYYSRGGDYCKGMNQYQWSFLCGLGEAMFLNRTFVMDLSVCLAASYTPSNKDKEGKDFRYYFDFEHLKESASIVEEGEFLRDWKKWDRSHKRKVPVKKVASHKITPMQLKKEKSTVIWRQFDGPEPENYWYRVCEGQAAKYVQRPWHALWKSKRLMNIVTEISGRMDWDFDAVHVVRGEKAQNKDLWPHLDYDTSPDMLLEKVKRMVQPWRNLYIATNEPFYNYFDKLRSQYKVHLLDDYKELWSNASEWYNETRILNDGRPVEFDGYMRVEVDTEVLYRAKTRVETFYNLTGDCKDGINTC, encoded by the coding sequence ATGAAAGAATCAAATCCGGCCACTGAGCCCATTGGGCAAAACCTGATAAAGCTCATAAGCAATCTCTGCTTCTCAGTGTTTGTGTTCTCAGTGCTTATAATCACTGTGATTGCCATCACCTACCAACCCCCAGATCCATGGCTGGAGTCAGCTCCAGCCTTAACAAAACTCTTCACTGAGTCTGAGAATGCCACTTTCAAGAATGACAATTCTATTCTCAAGACTGGTGAGGATTTACTTGCCCCTGCCGTGCCTCCGGCTTCGGAGGACCGCATCACCGAGGCGGTGATTGAGAAATCAGAAGCCAATATCACCAACTCCACCCCATCCCAATTGAATTGTGAGGATTTGGAGAGAGTGAATTGCTCGGACCCTCGAGCTTTGATTGCGGTGGAGAGGTTTAATTTGAGGCTCTTTAAGTCCATTGTGTTCTTGGAGTATCAGACCCCGGTTAATGGGTCGAAACCGGACGAGTGTGATGTGTTGTGGAGGTTTAGGAACAAGAAGGAGAAGTCTTGGAGGAAGTATAGGGATTTTAGGAGGTTTAAGCTTGGATTTGGAGTGAAGTGTACCTATAAGGTGGTCCATGCCGGAGGGTGGCATTCGGGTATTAATGCTCGAAGGCCGAGGAGGATTAGTAATAGCACTAGGGGTGCTAAAATAGCCCCATCAGTTCGTGACGAACAGATTAATGATACAATCCCAAGCTTGGGATCGGATACGAATTTTAGGAAGGGTAAGTACTTGTACTATTCACGTGGAGGGGATTATTGCAAAGGAATGAACCAATACCAATGGAGTTTCTTGTGTGGTTTAGGTGAGGCTATGTTTTTGAACAGGACATTTGTGATGGATTTGAGTGTATGCTTGGCGGCGAGTTATACTCCGAGTAATAAAGATAAGGAAGGGAAAGATTTTCGATATTACTTTGATTTTGAGCATCTTAAGGAGAGTGCCTCAATTGTGGAGGAGGGTGAATTTTTGAGGGATTGGAAGAAGTGGGATCGGAGCCATAAGAGGAAAGTGCCAGTTAAGAAGGTTGCGAGCCATAAGATCACACCAATGCAactcaagaaagaaaagagcacGGTTATATGGAGGCAGTTTGACGGTCCGGAGCCAGAAAATTACTGGTACAGGGTGTGTGAAGGACAAGCTGCTAAGTACGTACAGAGGCCATGGCACGCTCTTTGGAAATCAAAGAGATTGATGAATATTGTTACAGAGATCAGCGGGCGAATGGACTGGGATTTTGATGCTGTTCATGTTGTGCGAGGAGAGAAGGCACAAAATAAGGACCTTTGGCCTCATTTGGATTATGATACATCCCCTGACATGCTTCTTGAGAAGGTAAAGAGGATGGTTCAGCCTTGGAGGAATCTGTATATAGCCACTAATGAACCGTTCTACAATTACTTTGATAAACTGAGGTCTCAGTACAAGGTTCATTTGCTTGATGATTACAAAGAACTGTGGAGTAATGCAAGTGAGTGGTACAATGAGACTAGGATTTTAAACGATGGACGACCAGTTGAGTTTGACGGGTACATGAGGGTTGAAGTGGATACTGAGGTCCTTTACAGGGCGAAGACGCGTGTGGAAACGTTCTATAATTTAACTGGAGATTGCAAGGATGGAATCAACACATGCTGA